The region TCAGatcaatcaaaagtaaaagtataacTTAATTGtcaaatgcaaaacaatgtacaataatgaaagaaaaagttaaGATTCCtaaaacaagattaaaaaaactgaaatactgacCTTCCATGCAGTGGGTGACCATGGAAGCTGGCTGACTGGGGTATCTGAGACCTGTTGAGGTTGGCTGATTCACCTTGAACAGACTGGGCCTGGTGCACCAGCGGGTGGGGGTGTGAGAGGCGAGAGATCCCTGCCTCGTGGCCCTTtgaggcagcagcaggataGCCGAGGGCGTTCCTCAGGTACCAGTCCCTCAGTCCCTCCAGAGCCAGGGCTTTATGCAAGCTTCGCGTTGAGTCCTCTGGGGTCGGGAGAGAGAATTGTGGTGGTCTGCGGCTGAAGGAGGGGCCGGACAGTTCGGCCTGGTAGGGGTGCAGGTTGGGGATGGAGGATGTGGTGGTGccagaggcagggagaggggaCTCGTACGCTGACAGGAGGATGGCGTCCTGGGGATGTTGCTGCAAAGGAATAAAGGGTCCACAAGATTTGGTTCTGGTGACTTTGACTCTGCGCAGCTCAGCTTGGGACCCTCGGAGGACCATGGGGCTGTAAGGAGGTGCAGCGCTGGGGAGGTGCACCTGGGAATGGGAAAAGCCGTTAGCATGGGGAGGCACCGCAGCAGTGGAGGAGCGAGGAGAGGACATGTCCTGCCAGATCCTGCCTGTGGACTGGAACAGGTGGTGCTGCACTTGcatcctctgctgtttcccCCAGATGTAGTCCATCAATAGCTCATTGTAGCCTCCACCTGCCCCTCTGCTGCCCATGGACAGACGCATCTTGGCCTGTTCCACAGAGCCATCAGCGTGTCTCTCAGGACTGCCCAGGTGAATGTGCCGCAGCTTGCCATCAGTCAGTGTCTCTGAGCTCTTGTAGGGCCCTCCTCTGGGAGGCATCCCGTTTCTGGGAGCGGGATCGTCAGGGAGGCTCGACCTATCCAGCAGGGCCTCTGAACTGTTACTGCGCCTGGCCCGGGAGCTGTATGGGCAGCCTCGGCGGTCGGAAGCAGAGCCCTCCTGGGCCAGCGGAATCATATAGGGCACATCCAGGCTGCCAGACCACTGCTTCAGCCCATTACCACCCGACGCATCCGACCTACGGCAGATATTAGCACAACAGCTCACATTAGGAGAGGACTCGGAGCAACTTCGG is a window of Enoplosus armatus isolate fEnoArm2 chromosome 3, fEnoArm2.hap1, whole genome shotgun sequence DNA encoding:
- the ccdc120b gene encoding coiled-coil domain-containing protein 120; this encodes MEVKGHLITSMGLGAPDVQGCQDSKLQAERIAALQERKQALEALLNSRVGELKQVCLQEAELTGKLPRAFPLETGEKPPLVQRRVGLVPNTKAEDEAAQRKQMKDIFTGALYRHSESGRNVPNNKRTVHRGCHTEDTVMSESTSSMSDSTSHDNESSPSVAADQRSLSQPRLTVGSPDHRISRKLSPVEIYYEMRTRRNSVTSSVSPTHSLPRSASNVEGRSVPATPLLARTAPISVHVRSDASGGNGLKQWSGSLDVPYMIPLAQEGSASDRRGCPYSSRARRSNSSEALLDRSSLPDDPAPRNGMPPRGGPYKSSETLTDGKLRHIHLGSPERHADGSVEQAKMRLSMGSRGAGGGYNELLMDYIWGKQQRMQVQHHLFQSTGRIWQDMSSPRSSTAAVPPHANGFSHSQVHLPSAAPPYSPMVLRGSQAELRRVKVTRTKSCGPFIPLQQHPQDAILLSAYESPLPASGTTTSSIPNLHPYQAELSGPSFSRRPPQFSLPTPEDSTRSLHKALALEGLRDWYLRNALGYPAAASKGHEAGISRLSHPHPLVHQAQSVQGESANLNRSQIPQSASFHGHPLHGRSMEFSLYQDTPHPQMQEVTPKEPSADPGTLV